A section of the Hippea sp. KM1 genome encodes:
- the rsmD gene encoding 16S rRNA (guanine(966)-N(2))-methyltransferase RsmD produces the protein MRIIAGKLKYKKLYYKKNQFLRPTRSIVRKSFFDTMRDVIEGSVFVDLFAGSGSIGMEALSRGAKRVIFVDSAKESVDLIRKNTRDMDNVDVLKMDAFRFLDEPILKRADVIYVDPPYSFEIDGFLMGLFDMVNRDAIVCVEHDKKSPINSEFGQFRRFKSRSFGKNTLDYFGVIDE, from the coding sequence ATGAGGATAATAGCCGGTAAGTTAAAATATAAGAAACTTTATTATAAGAAGAACCAATTCCTGAGACCCACAAGGAGCATAGTCAGGAAATCTTTTTTTGATACGATGAGGGATGTGATAGAGGGCAGCGTATTTGTCGATCTGTTTGCAGGCAGCGGTTCTATAGGCATGGAGGCCCTCTCAAGGGGTGCAAAAAGGGTTATTTTTGTGGATAGTGCCAAAGAGAGCGTTGATTTGATAAGAAAAAACACCAGGGATATGGACAATGTCGATGTGCTTAAAATGGATGCGTTTAGATTCTTAGATGAACCCATCTTAAAAAGGGCCGATGTCATCTATGTGGATCCGCCTTATTCGTTTGAGATCGACGGTTTCTTGATGGGATTGTTCGATATGGTTAATAGGGATGCAATAGTGTGCGTTGAGCACGATAAGAAATCGCCCATAAACAGTGAGTTTGGGCAGTTTAGGCGTTTTAAGAGCAGGAGTTTTGGCAAGAATACTTTAGATTATTTTGGGGTGATAGATGAGTGA
- a CDS encoding peptidoglycan D,D-transpeptidase FtsI family protein gives MNRVRFSFVVSLIFASFLIVVIKSFYIQLIKGKAYKEEYVKKLVKTITVSGRRGLIYDEKGRPLALNYPVFDLFVDPYYLFQLRKVYKTDEYYRQREELFVEDLSNILHISKNRLWSLINSNRSRRYVVIKKNLSLDDYNRIRNDDNFIRAFGFIKRFRRFYPDGEFSAHVVGFCYSNNRGAEGLERYYDKYLSGLSIKEDIAYDIYKRRTAANPIDGVNLKISLNRDIQDFVHEQLRNTVLKHEADKGVVVVMDPYTGEVVAMDSYPFYDNNHFWHYSYVYVKNRAVSDAFEPGSVFKLLTMAAALDSGIFKGNERIYCQNGRWRLHGKVIHDVHRFKMLRFRDVFVYSSNIGSAKIALKLGKKVFYSYLNRFGLGRKTGIDTISETKGIVKDIFNVGDVDLANMAFGQGISVSEIQLSVMYSVIANGGYWVRPHFMVKTFKDNSTQGYTVFKKRILKPSTVEKIKGILRDVVVYGTGKNAALDDYAVAGKTGTAQIAKHGKYQKQYVASFVGFAPFSHPKFVVAVSIFNPKKGGFYGGEVAAPLFARVMEFVLHYYGVMPDKD, from the coding sequence TTGAACAGGGTTCGATTTAGTTTTGTTGTATCCCTTATATTCGCCTCCTTCCTTATCGTTGTAATAAAATCGTTCTATATACAGCTTATAAAGGGCAAGGCCTATAAAGAGGAGTATGTAAAAAAGCTTGTTAAAACTATTACGGTTTCAGGCAGAAGGGGATTGATTTACGATGAAAAGGGCAGGCCGCTTGCCCTGAATTACCCCGTTTTTGATCTGTTTGTTGACCCGTATTATCTGTTTCAGTTGCGTAAGGTATACAAAACCGACGAGTATTACAGGCAGCGTGAGGAGTTGTTTGTTGAGGATTTGAGCAACATCCTCCATATAAGCAAGAATCGGCTCTGGTCGTTGATAAATAGCAATAGAAGCAGGCGGTATGTGGTGATTAAAAAGAACCTATCCTTGGATGATTACAATAGAATCAGAAACGACGATAACTTCATAAGGGCGTTTGGTTTTATCAAGAGGTTTAGGAGGTTTTATCCGGATGGTGAGTTTTCTGCCCATGTGGTCGGTTTCTGTTATTCGAATAACAGGGGGGCTGAGGGGCTTGAGAGGTATTACGATAAATACCTGTCGGGTTTGAGTATAAAGGAGGATATCGCATACGATATATACAAAAGACGCACGGCAGCCAACCCGATTGACGGTGTAAATCTAAAGATCTCTTTAAATAGGGATATTCAGGATTTTGTGCATGAGCAACTGAGGAATACGGTTTTGAAGCATGAAGCGGATAAGGGCGTTGTGGTTGTTATGGATCCATACACAGGCGAGGTTGTAGCGATGGATTCCTATCCCTTCTATGACAACAACCACTTCTGGCATTACAGTTATGTTTATGTGAAGAATAGGGCTGTTAGCGATGCCTTTGAACCGGGCAGTGTCTTTAAACTTTTAACCATGGCGGCTGCCTTAGATAGCGGTATATTTAAGGGCAATGAGAGGATTTATTGTCAGAACGGCAGATGGAGGCTGCACGGTAAGGTGATACACGATGTTCATAGGTTCAAGATGCTAAGGTTTAGGGATGTGTTTGTTTATTCCAGCAATATAGGGAGTGCAAAGATCGCCCTGAAGCTTGGCAAAAAAGTGTTTTATAGCTATTTGAATAGATTTGGTTTGGGCAGAAAAACAGGTATTGATACCATCTCGGAGACAAAAGGCATAGTGAAGGATATATTCAATGTGGGCGATGTGGATTTAGCCAATATGGCCTTCGGTCAGGGTATCAGTGTTAGCGAGATTCAGCTGTCTGTTATGTATAGTGTCATAGCAAACGGGGGATACTGGGTTAGACCGCATTTTATGGTTAAAACATTTAAGGATAATTCAACACAGGGCTATACCGTTTTTAAAAAGCGAATACTAAAGCCCTCAACGGTTGAAAAGATAAAGGGTATTTTGAGGGATGTTGTTGTCTATGGCACAGGCAAGAATGCCGCTTTGGATGATTATGCTGTGGCGGGCAAGACCGGAACAGCCCAGATAGCAAAGCACGGTAAGTATCAGAAGCAGTATGTAGCCTCTTTTGTCGGATTCGCTCCGTTCTCACATCCTAAGTTTGTGGTTGCCGTTTCTATATTCAACCCCAAAAAAGGGGGGTTCTATGGCGGAGAGGTGGCAGCCCCCCTATTTGCCAGGGTTATGGAGTTTGTTTTGCACTATTACGGTGTAATGCCGGATAAAGATTAA
- the rsmH gene encoding 16S rRNA (cytosine(1402)-N(4))-methyltransferase RsmH — protein sequence MKHKSVLLNRIIEIIQPKSGGVYVDMTLGAAGHTQELLKLSSPDGIVVAFDKDIEAINHAQEKLKETYGERLILINDDYARISEYLKDLGIDGVDGVVMDLGVSLDQLKSDRGFSFSIDAPLDMRMDKRKPLTAEKIVNHWDLEEIEKILRLYGEENFSRRIAKAIVKNRPIQTTRQLAEIVELAVPKNISRRIHPATRTFQALRIVVNDELESLQIGLKSAIEALKPGGIICAISFHSLEDRIVKNIFRENKQNGVLRLINKKPIRPTPQEVKGNKQARSAKLRCAQKLNKEGDDA from the coding sequence ATGAAGCACAAAAGCGTCCTTTTGAATAGGATAATTGAAATCATACAACCAAAAAGCGGCGGGGTGTATGTGGATATGACCTTAGGCGCTGCAGGGCATACACAGGAGTTGCTCAAATTATCCTCGCCGGATGGTATTGTTGTGGCCTTTGATAAGGATATTGAGGCTATTAATCACGCACAGGAAAAGCTAAAGGAGACCTATGGAGAGAGGTTGATTCTGATAAACGACGATTATGCCAGAATCTCTGAATACCTCAAGGATCTGGGTATTGATGGAGTTGACGGTGTGGTTATGGATTTGGGCGTTTCGCTTGATCAGCTAAAATCCGATAGGGGTTTTTCCTTTAGTATAGATGCGCCGTTGGATATGAGGATGGACAAAAGAAAACCCTTAACGGCAGAAAAGATCGTAAACCACTGGGATCTTGAGGAGATAGAGAAAATCTTAAGGTTGTATGGGGAGGAGAACTTCTCAAGAAGGATTGCAAAGGCCATAGTGAAAAACAGACCCATCCAGACAACAAGGCAGTTGGCCGAGATTGTGGAGTTGGCCGTTCCAAAGAACATCTCAAGGAGGATACACCCGGCCACAAGGACATTCCAGGCCTTAAGGATCGTGGTAAACGATGAGCTTGAGAGTCTGCAGATAGGGTTGAAATCGGCCATTGAGGCGCTAAAGCCCGGTGGCATTATTTGTGCTATATCCTTTCACTCCTTGGAAGACAGGATTGTAAAGAACATCTTTAGGGAGAATAAGCAGAACGGTGTTTTGAGGCTGATAAACAAAAAACCCATCAGGCCGACGCCCCAGGAGGTTAAAGGCAACAAGCAGGCAAGGTCTGCCAAGTTAAGGTGCGCCCAGAAATTGAATAAGGAGGGGGACGATGCTTGA
- the coaD gene encoding pantetheine-phosphate adenylyltransferase, translated as MSEVIALVPGTFDPITNGHIDIIKRAKKIFDKIIVAVATNAGKMPLFSFEERVELTKKVVETDRELWGVEVEGVKGLLVDFAKRENAKVVVRGLRAVSDFEYELQMAFMNRRLNEEVEMIYMMPYIKYSFLSSSIVKDVFFNGGDISKFVPEVVIEAMRKKLSERRG; from the coding sequence ATGAGTGAGGTTATAGCTTTGGTGCCTGGAACCTTTGATCCTATCACAAACGGACATATCGACATAATCAAAAGGGCCAAGAAGATATTTGATAAGATCATAGTGGCGGTGGCCACCAATGCCGGTAAAATGCCGTTGTTTAGCTTTGAGGAGAGGGTTGAGCTTACAAAGAAGGTCGTTGAGACCGATAGGGAGCTATGGGGTGTTGAGGTTGAGGGTGTAAAGGGTCTGCTTGTGGATTTTGCCAAAAGGGAGAATGCAAAGGTTGTGGTAAGGGGCTTGAGGGCTGTTTCTGATTTTGAGTATGAGCTGCAGATGGCCTTTATGAATAGGCGCTTAAATGAAGAGGTTGAGATGATTTACATGATGCCATATATAAAGTACTCCTTCTTGAGTTCATCCATAGTTAAGGATGTCTTTTTTAATGGCGGCGATATATCAAAGTTTGTGCCTGAGGTTGTAATAGAGGCTATGAGAAAAAAATTATCCGAAAGGAGAGGTTAG
- a CDS encoding U32 family peptidase has translation MVELLSPAGNLEKLKFAIEYGADAVYTALKSFSLRSRASNLSPDEYKEAIEFVKSRSKRLYLTLNSYIFDRELDDLKRVLDFLNRYPPDAVIVSDLGVLSLVNRYTDIPVHISTQANITNSAAANLLKDFNVERVVLARELTLEDIKEFKKNSNVELEAFVHGAMCMSYSGRCFLSAYLTGRSANRGDCAQSCRWRYKIIEQKRPNEVFEVEEHPEGSFIFNSYDMCALPILDRLIDAGVSSFKIEGRMKSLYYVAVTTAVYRDAIDTILSGGDFKSKIPFYMEELKKVSHRPYSFGFYLAHPKQYIESSGYIRKCRFSAVVLKRDKDSYLIGVRDRMESGYYEVFSSSLQIKRVYIDGFMDENGCKKKCGNPNEILYIRIPEDLEELSLLRRCDEDNSR, from the coding sequence ATGGTGGAGCTTTTAAGTCCTGCCGGGAATTTAGAGAAACTCAAGTTTGCCATTGAATACGGTGCTGATGCCGTGTATACGGCGCTTAAGAGCTTCTCTTTGCGCTCCCGTGCCTCCAATTTGAGCCCTGATGAGTACAAAGAGGCGATAGAGTTTGTAAAGTCCCGCTCAAAGAGGCTCTATCTGACGCTGAATTCATATATCTTCGATAGAGAGTTAGACGATCTAAAAAGGGTGCTGGATTTTCTAAACAGATACCCACCCGATGCCGTTATAGTTTCCGATTTGGGTGTTTTGTCTTTGGTTAATAGGTATACCGATATACCCGTGCATATAAGCACACAGGCCAATATAACCAATTCGGCCGCCGCAAACCTTCTGAAAGATTTTAATGTGGAGAGGGTTGTGCTTGCAAGGGAGTTAACGCTTGAGGATATAAAGGAGTTTAAGAAGAACAGCAATGTGGAGCTTGAGGCCTTTGTTCACGGTGCTATGTGTATGTCGTATTCTGGCAGGTGTTTTTTAAGCGCCTATCTTACAGGAAGAAGCGCAAATCGTGGGGATTGTGCGCAAAGCTGCAGGTGGAGGTATAAGATCATTGAGCAGAAAAGACCCAATGAGGTGTTTGAGGTTGAGGAGCATCCCGAGGGCAGCTTTATATTCAACTCATACGATATGTGCGCCCTGCCCATATTGGATAGGTTGATAGATGCCGGTGTTAGCTCTTTTAAGATTGAGGGGAGAATGAAGAGTCTCTATTATGTGGCCGTAACCACCGCCGTTTACAGGGATGCTATAGATACGATATTAAGCGGAGGGGATTTTAAATCGAAGATACCGTTCTATATGGAGGAGCTTAAAAAGGTTAGCCACAGGCCCTATTCGTTTGGCTTCTATCTTGCCCATCCCAAGCAGTATATAGAAAGCTCAGGATACATAAGGAAGTGTAGATTTTCTGCTGTGGTGCTAAAAAGGGATAAAGACAGCTATCTCATAGGCGTAAGGGATAGGATGGAGAGTGGATACTATGAGGTTTTTTCGTCCAGCTTACAGATAAAGAGGGTTTACATAGACGGTTTTATGGATGAGAATGGTTGCAAAAAAAAGTGTGGAAATCCCAATGAAATTTTGTATATTAGGATACCTGAAGATTTAGAGGAGCTTAGTCTATTGAGAAGGTGCGATGAGGATAATAGCCGGTAA
- a CDS encoding pyridoxal phosphate-dependent aminotransferase, protein MSKAKLNARINRIEPSMTIGISAKAKELCAAGLDVLSFSAGEPDFDTPDNIKIAAIKATVDGFTKYTAAGGINELRDAVVEKQKRRNGLDYKRENVCISVGAKHALFNIAAVMLEEGDEIIIPAPYWVTYEAIAKYVGAKPVIIETKEENGFIPTPEDWEKAITPNTKMILLNNPSNPTGATYEKEDLEFIAKLAEKHDLWIISDEIYEDIVFDGYDPISIARLSDYAYERTLVVNGISKTYSMTGWRIGYTCGDKDVIAAMIKLQSQSTSNPTSIAQMAALEALRGPQDSVEKMRVKFEERRNFIVEALNNIDGITCFKPKGAFYVFPNISAFFGREYEGEKITGSMKFAELLLEHALIAVVPGIAFGDDRFMRFSFATSLDNLKEGVKRLEEFVKKIK, encoded by the coding sequence ATGAGTAAAGCAAAGCTTAATGCAAGGATCAACAGGATTGAGCCTTCCATGACCATTGGTATCAGCGCAAAGGCAAAGGAGCTGTGCGCTGCTGGGCTGGATGTCTTGAGCTTTTCTGCGGGGGAGCCGGATTTTGATACGCCCGACAACATAAAGATTGCCGCCATCAAAGCAACGGTCGATGGGTTTACCAAGTATACTGCAGCAGGTGGAATAAACGAACTCAGGGATGCTGTGGTTGAGAAGCAGAAAAGGAGAAACGGCCTGGATTACAAAAGGGAGAATGTCTGTATATCCGTTGGCGCAAAACATGCACTATTCAACATAGCCGCTGTTATGCTTGAGGAAGGCGATGAGATAATCATACCTGCGCCTTACTGGGTTACCTATGAGGCGATAGCAAAGTATGTTGGTGCAAAGCCTGTTATTATAGAGACAAAAGAGGAGAATGGGTTTATACCGACACCTGAGGATTGGGAGAAGGCCATTACACCAAATACAAAGATGATCCTTTTGAACAACCCGTCCAATCCGACCGGGGCAACATACGAAAAGGAGGATCTGGAGTTTATTGCCAAGCTGGCCGAAAAACACGATCTCTGGATAATTTCTGATGAGATCTATGAGGATATTGTTTTTGATGGATACGATCCTATCAGTATAGCAAGACTCTCCGATTACGCATACGAGAGAACGCTGGTTGTAAACGGTATAAGCAAAACATACTCCATGACAGGTTGGAGAATCGGATATACCTGCGGCGATAAGGATGTTATAGCGGCTATGATAAAGTTGCAATCCCAGAGCACCTCAAATCCCACATCTATAGCCCAGATGGCCGCCTTAGAGGCTTTAAGGGGTCCTCAGGATAGCGTCGAGAAGATGAGGGTTAAGTTTGAGGAGAGGAGAAACTTTATAGTTGAGGCCTTAAACAACATAGATGGTATAACCTGCTTCAAACCCAAGGGCGCCTTCTATGTATTCCCCAACATCTCGGCCTTCTTTGGAAGGGAGTATGAGGGTGAAAAGATTACGGGTTCTATGAAGTTTGCAGAGCTTCTGTTGGAGCATGCTCTAATAGCCGTTGTGCCGGGTATTGCCTTCGGTGATGATAGGTTTATGAGGTTCTCTTTTGCCACAAGTCTGGACAACCTCAAAGAGGGCGTAAAGAGGTTGGAGGAGTTTGTTAAGAAGATTAAATAA
- the trxA gene encoding thioredoxin, which produces MAEIQLTEANWESEVLNSDVPVLVDFWAPWCGPCRMVAPVVAEIAEEYAGKLKVGKLNTDDEPNIAVRYGIMSIPTLMIFKDGEVVDQIIGAVPKEYIVEKLQQVL; this is translated from the coding sequence ATGGCAGAAATACAGTTGACCGAAGCCAATTGGGAAAGCGAGGTTTTGAATTCCGATGTCCCTGTTTTAGTTGACTTCTGGGCTCCGTGGTGCGGACCCTGCAGAATGGTTGCACCGGTAGTTGCCGAGATTGCAGAGGAATATGCAGGAAAACTAAAGGTAGGAAAGCTCAACACCGATGATGAGCCAAATATAGCCGTTAGATACGGCATCATGAGCATACCCACCCTTATGATCTTTAAAGACGGTGAGGTTGTTGACCAGATCATCGGCGCAGTGCCAAAGGAGTATATAGTAGAGAAGTTGCAACAGGTTTTATAA
- the trxB gene encoding thioredoxin-disulfide reductase: MYDVVIIGGGPAGLAAGIYAARGGLKTIICEEKVFGGQIVMSYEVENYPGFPKGISGMELMDQFIKQAEKFGVEMNYDGVKSIEDEGKTKCVTLSNGTKLSTKTIIIAAGASPNKLNCPGEKKFTGRGVSYCATCDGAFFRGKPVAVIGGGDSAIEEALYLANLASKVYIIHRRDQLRAVKILQDRAFENKKIEFIFNHVVKEIQGDKFVNGILIENVKTGELSRVEVDGVFIYVGLTPNTEFVSDLIKLDEEGYIITNDRMETNIPGIFAAGDIRVTPLRQVLTAAADGAIAASCAQKYIEMKC; this comes from the coding sequence ATGTACGATGTCGTTATAATAGGTGGGGGTCCGGCTGGATTGGCTGCAGGCATATACGCCGCCAGGGGTGGCCTAAAGACCATAATCTGTGAAGAGAAGGTCTTTGGCGGCCAGATAGTAATGTCGTATGAGGTGGAAAACTATCCGGGCTTTCCTAAGGGCATCAGCGGTATGGAATTGATGGATCAGTTCATCAAGCAGGCCGAAAAATTCGGCGTTGAGATGAACTATGACGGCGTAAAGAGCATAGAGGATGAAGGCAAAACCAAGTGTGTAACACTCTCAAACGGCACAAAACTCTCCACAAAAACAATCATAATAGCAGCAGGGGCATCACCAAACAAACTAAACTGCCCCGGCGAGAAGAAGTTTACAGGCAGGGGTGTTTCCTATTGCGCAACATGCGACGGTGCGTTCTTTAGAGGAAAGCCCGTTGCCGTCATAGGTGGCGGAGATTCCGCCATAGAAGAGGCCCTCTATCTGGCCAATTTAGCATCAAAGGTGTATATCATTCACAGAAGGGATCAACTCAGGGCCGTCAAGATACTCCAGGATAGGGCGTTTGAGAATAAAAAGATCGAATTTATATTCAACCATGTGGTAAAGGAGATTCAGGGCGATAAATTCGTAAACGGCATACTCATAGAAAATGTAAAGACGGGTGAGTTGTCCAGGGTTGAGGTGGACGGCGTCTTCATCTATGTCGGCCTAACACCCAACACGGAGTTTGTATCGGATCTGATAAAGCTGGACGAAGAGGGCTATATTATCACCAACGACAGGATGGAGACGAACATACCGGGGATCTTTGCAGCAGGCGATATCAGGGTAACACCGCTGAGGCAGGTTCTAACGGCTGCTGCAGACGGTGCGATAGCCGCCTCCTGCGCACAGAAATACATCGAGATGAAGTGCTAA
- a CDS encoding GTP-binding protein → MIFKIIITGSFNAGKTEFIKQISEIDPITTDKPVSEKELKEIKAFTTVAMDFGRLTIDNDLVIHLYATPGQERFDFIYPLLVKNALALIILGDITDEKSLRAIPHYFKKFITLKRIPTVVALTKNDLDNKVPEETIKEILQELPEDIPVIRINATNKEDVKKAVLFALEQLDAEDGMEEVI, encoded by the coding sequence ATGATATTCAAAATCATAATTACCGGGAGCTTTAATGCAGGAAAAACGGAATTCATAAAACAGATCAGCGAGATAGACCCAATCACGACGGATAAACCTGTAAGCGAGAAGGAGCTAAAGGAAATCAAGGCCTTCACAACGGTGGCAATGGATTTTGGAAGGCTCACAATCGATAACGACCTTGTAATACATCTGTATGCAACCCCCGGTCAGGAGCGCTTCGATTTCATCTATCCGTTGCTGGTAAAAAACGCCTTGGCCTTGATCATTTTGGGCGACATTACAGATGAAAAATCGTTAAGGGCCATCCCCCATTACTTTAAAAAATTCATCACGCTAAAGCGCATACCTACGGTGGTTGCCCTTACAAAAAACGATTTAGACAACAAGGTGCCTGAAGAGACAATAAAGGAGATCCTGCAGGAGTTGCCCGAGGATATACCCGTAATAAGGATAAACGCCACCAACAAAGAGGATGTCAAGAAGGCTGTACTGTTTGCATTGGAGCAGCTTGATGCTGAAGATGGCATGGAAGAGGTAATTTAG
- the mraZ gene encoding division/cell wall cluster transcriptional repressor MraZ produces the protein MFRGRFEYALDDKGRVKIPPKFKDILKDKHQNSLVLTVFDECIYAYPYDVWEELERKAVNLPLTNKAARRFKRMFFSSAQDVSIDKQGRILIPSVLREDAAIEKDVVILGNLDHIEIWSKQKWDEESKALRESEEELAEEIEKLGIF, from the coding sequence ATGTTCAGGGGAAGATTTGAATACGCTCTGGATGATAAGGGAAGGGTAAAGATACCCCCCAAATTTAAGGATATCCTCAAGGATAAGCACCAAAACAGCCTGGTATTAACCGTCTTCGATGAGTGTATATACGCATACCCATACGATGTATGGGAGGAGCTTGAAAGAAAGGCGGTGAACTTGCCGTTAACGAACAAGGCCGCAAGAAGGTTTAAGAGGATGTTTTTCTCATCGGCTCAGGATGTCTCCATAGATAAACAGGGCAGGATACTAATCCCCTCTGTGCTGAGGGAGGATGCTGCCATAGAGAAGGATGTGGTGATATTGGGCAATTTAGACCACATAGAGATATGGTCTAAACAGAAGTGGGATGAGGAATCGAAGGCCTTGAGGGAATCTGAAGAGGAATTGGCAGAAGAGATCGAGAAGTTGGGGATATTCTAA
- a CDS encoding metal-dependent hydrolase — MPKVTWIGQAAVLVEGNNTKFIIDPFITGNPDVKEGTFKPEDVNVDYILLTHGHWDHLGDAIDIAKRTKATIVAPFELVDYCSKKGVENVHPMHIGGAHRFSDDFWVKLTIAHHGSAVINDEDGVVYTGNPCGFLVEIDGKVIYHAGDTGLFLDMQLIGQMRDIDLAILPIGDNFTMGPEDAAKAVEFLKPKMVMPIHYLAWDLIKQDPNEFAKLVGDKAAVKAIMPGESLDI; from the coding sequence ATGCCGAAGGTAACATGGATAGGTCAGGCTGCAGTGTTGGTTGAAGGAAATAACACTAAGTTTATTATCGATCCTTTCATTACAGGGAATCCTGATGTAAAAGAGGGGACATTCAAACCTGAGGATGTTAATGTGGATTATATCCTTTTAACACACGGCCACTGGGATCATTTAGGTGATGCCATAGATATAGCAAAAAGAACGAAGGCCACAATCGTTGCCCCCTTTGAGCTTGTGGATTACTGCTCCAAAAAGGGTGTTGAGAATGTTCACCCCATGCACATAGGAGGGGCTCACAGGTTCAGCGATGATTTTTGGGTAAAGCTCACCATAGCACACCACGGAAGCGCCGTTATAAACGATGAGGACGGTGTTGTATATACGGGCAATCCGTGCGGATTCTTGGTAGAGATCGATGGCAAGGTGATATACCATGCGGGTGATACGGGTCTGTTTTTGGATATGCAGCTTATAGGTCAGATGAGGGATATCGATTTGGCCATCCTGCCGATAGGTGATAACTTCACTATGGGGCCTGAGGATGCGGCCAAGGCGGTTGAGTTCTTGAAGCCGAAGATGGTTATGCCCATACACTATCTGGCCTGGGATTTGATAAAACAGGATCCAAACGAATTTGCTAAGCTTGTGGGCGACAAGGCAGCTGTTAAGGCCATAATGCCGGGCGAAAGCTTGGATATTTAG
- a CDS encoding response regulator yields MEKRALVVCDDPILNDIIRFFFEKLSYRAEVVDNPKDAVTKIENSNFPVVVIGKNKGTIVKPKLAEILYSKAMQKPHIIIFKEPGEVVPKEFYMTPIPKPTFAEEIIRTLNKEGIEIQTNYNLDEIDLDSFIGNPIYRECDIFNFLKSLKGNTKFIIKNGESKLYGLTMGTDLYIVSSDLEEPYDIIGLKNVEIASEPLNLNEFLSMPLSNKVFKTNLREFVVKAIDKINDKDLLLSFLPDLDHHIRLKAPAYILKQIDLITDNLDIDRIASKEDSVSVREITENGSNLSKAKAVVCMYLLNMIELKEPSANKKFDVKIKKSFLKKIIDKIRGL; encoded by the coding sequence ATGGAAAAAAGAGCGTTAGTCGTATGTGATGATCCTATTTTGAACGACATCATTCGGTTCTTCTTTGAAAAACTCTCATACAGGGCCGAGGTGGTGGACAACCCCAAGGATGCGGTGACAAAGATCGAAAACTCAAACTTCCCTGTTGTCGTCATAGGAAAAAACAAAGGCACTATTGTTAAGCCCAAATTGGCCGAGATCCTATACTCCAAGGCCATGCAGAAACCCCACATCATAATATTCAAAGAACCCGGCGAGGTGGTTCCTAAAGAGTTTTACATGACCCCCATACCGAAACCCACATTCGCCGAGGAGATCATAAGAACGCTAAACAAAGAAGGCATAGAGATACAGACCAATTACAACTTAGACGAGATCGACTTAGACAGCTTCATAGGCAACCCGATATATAGGGAATGCGACATATTCAACTTCCTGAAGAGTCTAAAGGGCAACACCAAATTCATAATAAAAAACGGTGAATCCAAACTATACGGCCTAACCATGGGGACAGACCTCTATATTGTCTCATCTGATTTAGAAGAACCGTATGACATAATAGGCCTCAAAAATGTGGAGATAGCATCGGAACCCTTAAACCTCAATGAATTCCTATCGATGCCCTTATCCAACAAGGTATTCAAAACAAACCTAAGGGAGTTTGTGGTCAAGGCGATCGACAAGATAAACGACAAAGATTTACTTCTGTCTTTTCTGCCCGATTTAGACCACCACATAAGGCTAAAAGCGCCGGCATACATACTAAAACAGATAGACCTCATAACGGACAACTTAGACATAGACAGAATAGCATCCAAGGAGGATTCTGTAAGCGTAAGGGAGATAACAGAGAACGGTTCAAACCTCTCAAAGGCAAAGGCTGTCGTCTGTATGTATCTTTTGAACATGATAGAGTTAAAAGAACCTTCAGCAAATAAGAAATTCGATGTAAAGATAAAAAAGAGTTTTCTGAAAAAAATTATAGATAAAATAAGGGGTTTGTGA